The sequence GCCTCTCAGCAAGGCGCAGGTTTTTGCGTCCACTTGAAAAAACGCTTCGACCCGAAAAAAAACATCTCCTCCGTAGGATTTTCGCGTCACGACATCTCCTATCCTCACCTCTTTCACCAAATCACCCCCTAGTTCTTCCAATATTTCCCTGTCTCATCTTATGTTCGAAATCCTCAAAAGGTGCCAGGTGAACCCGGCCAAAAGGGGGAGATGGTGGAAAAAATAAGCGAAAACCCTCCCGGGGGGAAGGTTAATTGCTTTTCCTGTTTAGTTTTATTTTGTGGCTTTATTTTGTGTGCTTATCCGCAACCTTGGATGCTCCGCAGGAATCCGGCTTGATTTTAGCGTCAAAACCGCTGCCTACTATCATCCCGATAATTTCCCGAATCAGGTCCTTGGTTTCACCATTCCGGCCGATATCCAGGTGGATCTCCAGATCGAGGTCGGTAAATCCTTGCCGGGCAACGCTCTCAGCCAGTTTACTGGCGACTTCGAGGCTGAGTGCTGCTTCATGAAAGATCTTCTGGCGCAGGCTCATGATCTTTTGATGTACCTTGCGCCGGTAAAAATACCGCGCCCCTTTTCCCACCCGGTGCACGACCAGTGCCGTAACAAAGTGCGTTTCTTCGCGGACGTGCGAATCGGTCCCGATGATGACTTTATAAGAAAAATTTGCGTCGCTTGTAACGTAATCAAGTAAGTCGTTAATCACTTCATCCCAGGTCATAACACCCTTGCTCGGACTAATAAAACGCATTTTATACCTTCCTTTCCAGCACCCGGAGCAAAGCGTTTGATAAAGCAGCGAATTCAGCCAGTGAGAGAGTTTCCCCCCGCCGCTCGGGAGCAATGCAGGCCTCTCTGAAGGCTTCCTCCGCTTCCAAACCCGGCCTTAAAAGCCCCGCTTCGAGTAAAGCATTCCGTACCGTTTTACGGCGGTAGCGAAAAGCGGCTCTGAACAACTGAAAAAAGAATTCCTTGTCTTCTACTTCTGCCGGCGGTTTGAGGCGACGCCGGAGTCTGACGACCGCCGAAGCCACCCCCGGAGCCGGGAAAAAAGCCCGGGGAGAAACGGTAAATAACAGCTCCGGCTCCGCATGATACTGAACCGCAACGGAGAGCGAGCCGTAATCCTTCCCTCCCGGCCTCGCCGTGAGACGCATCGCTACTTCCCGCTGGACCATAAAAATGAGGAGCCCCGCCCGGAACCCCCCATCGAGTATACGCAAAATCAACGGGCTCGTCAAATAATAAGGGAGGTTCCCTACCACCTTGTAGCGCCCCGTAAATTGGGGCGCGTAGCGGGCCACCAGTTCCTCGAAGTCCACCTTGCGTGCATCCCCCGCCACCAGCCGCACATTTCCGTATTCTCTTAGGGTTTCTTCCAGGAGAGGAAACAGGGCTGAATCTATCTCCACGCCGATAACCAATCCTGCCCGGCGCGCGCAGGCCGCAGTCAGAATTCCCAACCCGGGGCCGATTTCAATCACCACATCCCCGGCATCCAGCTCAGCAGCAGCGGCAATCTGCTCGACGAGCCCGGGGTGCCACAAAAAGTGCTGGCCGAGCCCTTTCTTGGGCCCCAATCCATAGCGGTTAAGCAGTGCCCGCAGGGCGGTTGGCGAGGTTGCCTGGAACATATTCATACCTCCGGTCATCTTTATTATACTATAGAACGCTAAAACAGTCCAAACCGAGCCCCTTGCAAGTCCTTTCACCCTGAAAACGTGACGGTAGCCCCGGCTGCCAAATCAAAGCGAAGCGCGGCAAATAAGCCAGATAACGCTTTGAGCCGCCAAACGGCGGCTCCAGGAAAAGCAACAGGAGGGAATTTTCCCGGTACAGGTTCAATTTTTCAAGATCTTCAATCACTCCAGGATATATACCTTCACCCGGCGGTGCCCCCATTTCCGGCAGTCCGCCTCGGATTCAAAGAAAAGATCGATCCTGTTTCCTTTGATCGCGCCCCCGACGTCAAGGGCTCTGGCAAAACCGTAGCCTTCCACATAAAGCCGTGTCCCCAGCGGGATGATGCTGGGGTCAACGGCCACCACCCCGTACTGCACGGGGTATCCGGTTGCCGTGTACTTCCCGGCCGACGGGCTATAAGCCGTGGCGTGAGCTTCAAGCACGCGCTGGAATCGAATTACAGAACCTCCCCGCGCCACCGTCCCCACCGTGCCGTAAGCAATAATCCGGTTTCGCGGGGGACGGAGCACCCTTTCCTCGAGAACCGTTCTTTTGATCTCCCGCCCGTCTTCATAAGTAACTTTAATGGTCCGCTCCCCCTCACCCGCTTCTCCGGCCCTGACGAGACGCAGCCTGCCCCGCTCCATCTGAGGATCGGGTCTTCTCTCTTCAGCGAACGGGAGGGAGTAGTTTTCCCTGAATATTTTTTCGCTCACCCTGGTTACCCTGACAACGGTA comes from Bacillota bacterium and encodes:
- a CDS encoding ribonuclease H-like YkuK family protein, which produces MRFISPSKGVMTWDEVINDLLDYVTSDANFSYKVIIGTDSHVREETHFVTALVVHRVGKGARYFYRRKVHQKIMSLRQKIFHEAALSLEVASKLAESVARQGFTDLDLEIHLDIGRNGETKDLIREIIGMIVGSGFDAKIKPDSCGASKVADKHTK
- the rsmA gene encoding 16S rRNA (adenine(1518)-N(6)/adenine(1519)-N(6))-dimethyltransferase RsmA, with product MFQATSPTALRALLNRYGLGPKKGLGQHFLWHPGLVEQIAAAAELDAGDVVIEIGPGLGILTAACARRAGLVIGVEIDSALFPLLEETLREYGNVRLVAGDARKVDFEELVARYAPQFTGRYKVVGNLPYYLTSPLILRILDGGFRAGLLIFMVQREVAMRLTARPGGKDYGSLSVAVQYHAEPELLFTVSPRAFFPAPGVASAVVRLRRRLKPPAEVEDKEFFFQLFRAAFRYRRKTVRNALLEAGLLRPGLEAEEAFREACIAPERRGETLSLAEFAALSNALLRVLERKV
- a CDS encoding 3D domain-containing protein, yielding MLKLIRRGWSNSIPGRAALVSCLVGGLAWGTIAGAQQKIVIKIDGKVVEHRTLQRTLGGALAEAGVEVGPRDAVSPDLATPVKRGMQVTVNRAVPVRVFADGQTRVVLTPPTPVGRVLALASIKLGPQDRVSLPLTATVTKNTVVRVTRVSEKIFRENYSLPFAEERRPDPQMERGRLRLVRAGEAGEGERTIKVTYEDGREIKRTVLEERVLRPPRNRIIAYGTVGTVARGGSVIRFQRVLEAHATAYSPSAGKYTATGYPVQYGVVAVDPSIIPLGTRLYVEGYGFARALDVGGAIKGNRIDLFFESEADCRKWGHRRVKVYILE